Within Hydra vulgaris chromosome 02, alternate assembly HydraT2T_AEP, the genomic segment TCTCTTCctctttgtgaataaaaatgttgattacagattttaatataattaatagaaCTACAAGTTGGAGAGCGTCAAAcagtttaaaaagataatttgcGATAAGCAAAAAttagcaaacttttaattaaaaaaactttgaagaaaaattgaacttagaaaatttaaaattcaaatttcattacttcgaaattttttgattgtatACGCAATTATAAGGACCATTTTGTTCAACTTCGAAAAAATCAAATTCCGTGTTTTCGAAGTCCATATCTTTAAACTACGAAATTCGAGGTTCGAAAAATTTTTTGACGTTTTTCAAAGTGAATTCTTCGTATTGCAGAAGCTTACTATTCACGATTTTTCTACTGTCTTTTCAAAGTTCAAACAGAAACAGGTACCTCCCCTTTCTTTTATTATAGATgctaactatttatattttttactgttcTTCCATTAtatgtttagtttatttaaattaacttcatatttttcattaatgtagataaaaacTCAATATTATGGATGttgttaataatgtttaaacTGGGGATAATGTTGAGGATTTGAATGGTGAAAATATCAGTGAAAATGGTAACAATTTAATTGACGTGGAAGATGAGAATACAAGTAGTACTGTTAATGGAAGAAAGAGGAAAAAAACTTCTGATGTTTGGAAATCTTATAAAGAGGTGTCTGAAACTGATAAGAATGGTACAATAATTTATACGGTGAAGTGCAAAGGATGTCTTCAGTcttggaaaaaacaaaaatctggAGCTACAACACAACTAAAAAGACACATAGGCTTATGCATACCACTGAGGACTAGAGGGAAGAATAAGGTATTACCTTTTCTGCCAGAAGGTAATGCTGGATTGGATGTTAATCTTAAAGAACTCTCTTTAAATTATGatccaaaaaaaatacaagctAAGATGTTTATTGCACATGAGCATCCCTTTAATATGATTGAACACAAGTGGTTTAACATTTTTGCAAAGGCTTTGAATTACAAGTACCAAAAGGTGTCAAGAGTTACCCTCAAATCTGATTGTGTCAAGGTGTATCAAACTGAAAAGGACAAGTTAAAGAACATGTTGAAAAATGTTAGTAGGGTGTGTTTAACTTCAGACAACTGGACTTCAAATCAAACAGTTGGGTATATTTGTGTCACTACTCATTTTGTTGATAAAGATTggatattaaaaagttttatcctAAACTTTTGTGAATTAGAGCCCCCTCACACTGGAGTTCTTATTGCTGATTGTATTGCCAAATGTATGGAATTATGGGAAATAGATGAAAAGGTTTAATCAATAACTGTTGACAATGCAAGTTCAAATGATGTAGCTGCTACTTtcttgaaaaacaatttaatttcacGAAATAAGCTCCATTTCAAATCTCATATATTTAATGTTCGTTGTGCTGTACATATATTAAATCTTTTGGTGCAAGATGGGATAAAAGAGATTGCTTTTGCTATTGAAAGTATTAGAGAAACAGTGAAGTATTTAAAGAAGACTCCTGctcgtttatataaatttggACAAATTGCAAAGCAAATGGATGTTCCAACGAACAAGGGGTTGCGACTTGATGTCGCAACACGTTGGAACTCCACTTATACGATGTTAGAGCATATTCTGccatttaaacttgttttgataaaatatgcTGCAAGGGATGCTAACTACGAATGGTTGCCTTCTGATGAGAATTGGATTAAAGCTGAAAAAATATGCAAGTTTTTTTCGGTGTATAATACAACATCTAAGCTATTTTCAGGAACCAAATATCCAACagcaaatttatatcttattcaAGTTTGGAGGGTGAAACACATGTTGAACACACATCTTGCAAGTGATGATGAGTACATGAGGAAAATGGCAGCAACTATGTCTAATAAATTTGACAAATATTGGGTCGATTGCAACATGTTGATGTCAATTGCTTCTGTCATCTCAAGAAGGTTATGGAAGTGCTCAAAGAGTTGTACCAAACATATGTTAGTGAAAGTGAGACAACGGGATCAACAGATACAACCATTAaggataaaaaacaattttcctCAAATTTGCAGCAAGTTATTGACTTTGAGCAGTTTTGCGACACAAATTCAGTAGCTGAAAAGACTGAGTTGGAACTTTATCTTGAGGAAAAGCGTTTTAAATGTGAACCATCAACCCACTTTACTTTTGATGTACTAGGTTGGTGGAAGGTGCATAGCATTAATAAACCGATCCTCTCAATGATGGCACGAGAAATACTTTCAATTCCACTAACATCAGTTGCTTCAGAATCTGCATTTAGCGCAGGAGGTCGAGTGCTTGATTCATTTAGAAGTTCATTATCACCTGAAACAGTGCAAGCTTTGGTTTGTTGTGCAAGTTGGTTGAAAGATGATAGTCAAGAGAAAAAGGTAATGTTGTTCTCTTAGTCATTTTtatgatatcttttttaattcaagttttAATATCAACTAATTTGTAGGTTGATCTTGAAGAAGGAATTTTGAATGTTGTTATTCCAACGGTTCTTAATTCTACTATATGAAAAGGTAAACAATTAAGgttcaaattatgtttttatgtagCATGATATCTCCTTTCAAattccaattattttttatatttaattacctAGATTCATTTTCATGCaagtttgttgtaaaatttCAGATTTTCAGCGCACTTTTGAGCTTCAACTTCTAGAGAATTAGAGGAAGGCTTTTTATCTTGTTTCATCCAATGCAATGAGAGCAAGACTTATATTTgtgaaaatgtaattttcacaAATATAAGTCTTGCTCTCATAGTGCAGTGTTTAATAGGAATTATTATGTTTGTGAGAGTTTACATTAT encodes:
- the LOC136076073 gene encoding uncharacterized protein LOC136076073, with product MAAMVVFEKRFYKKFFWHFFAATHGKGVVDGIGAKVKTSQYEIRSAADFALALQDLQTSIVHMSENDTRQQKNELGFSSILSYSRKIKGISKSHYFYVQNDNDLNGENISENGNNLIDVEDENTSSTVNGRKRKKTSDVWKSYKEVSETDKNGTIIYTVKCKGCLQSWKKQKSGATTQLKRHIGLCIPLRTRGKNKVLPFLPEGNAGLDVNLKELSLNYDPKKIQAKMFIAHEHPFNMIEHKWFNIFAKALNYKYQKVSRVTLKSDCVKVYQTEKDKLKNMLKNVSRVCLTSDNWTSNQTVGYICVTTHFVDKDWILKSFILNFCELEPPHTGVLIADCIAKCMELWEIDEKLHFKSHIFNVRCAVHILNLLVQDGIKEIAFAIESIRETVKYLKKTPARLYKFGQIAKQMDVPTNKGLRLDVATRWNSTYTMLEHILPFKLVLIKYAARDANYEWLPSDENWIKAEKICKFFSVYNTTSKLFSGTKYPTANLYLIQVWRVKHMLNTHLASDDEYMRKMAATMSNKFDKYWVDCNMLMSIASVISRSESETTGSTDTTIKDKKQFSSNLQQVIDFEQFCDTNSVAEKTELELYLEEKRFKCEPSTHFTFDVLGWWKVHSINKPILSMMAREILSIPLTSVASESAFSAGGRVLDSFRSSLSPETVQALVCCASWLKDDSQEKKVDLEEGILNVVIPTVLNSTI